A segment of the Aureliella helgolandensis genome:
GGGTGTTTGACTTGTGGTTACTTGAGTATGGATTCGTTCGAACGCAATGGTGACGCCGCCGCCATCGTGCGCGGGGTGAATACCTACGAGGAGATGCTGTTGGCGCTTGTCCAGGAAGTGAGCAGCCGGGCGGAGGCATTGGGTGTTCAGGTCGGAATGACGGGGGAGGCAGCGCTCAAACTTCTGCGGTGAACTTCTCGTACCGCGATTGGGGAGTACTTCACTGGACAGATCTATCGAGTATGCTTGTGTCCTCAAAAATCGTCGATTTGCGTCCAATACTGTATTCCAGGAGTTCTCTCCGATGTCTGATACTTCCAAATATCGTCCAGCTACACTGGCCGTTCATGCTGGCCAGGAGCCCGATTCGGCGACCAATAGCCGAGCGGTCCCCATTTATGCAACCAGTAGTTTCACGTTTGACAGCACGGAGCATGCCGCGGGACTGTTTGGGTTGACCGAGTTTGGCAACATTTACAGCCGGCTGATGAATCCCACCGTCGACGTGCTGGAAAAGCGACTGGCTGCCTTGGACGGTGGTGTCACCGGATTGTGCTTTGCATCGGGGCAAGCGGCGATCTCGGCAGCCATTTTGACGATTGCTCACAGTGGCCAGAACATCGTGTCGAGCACGTCGCTCTACGGCGGGACCTGGACCCTGTTTACTCAGACTTTCAAGAATCTGGGCATCGAAGTTCGCTTTTTTGATCCCGATCATCCAGAGCAGATTCACGGGTTGGTCGACGAGAACACGCGTCTGGTTTACATGGAGAGCATTGGTAATCCCAAGAATGACGTGCCAGACTTCAAAGCGATTGCAGAGGCAGCGCACACCGCTCCCCACGGTGCCCTACCCCTGTTGTGCGACAATACCGTCATGACCCCCATGTTGCTCCGCCCCATCGAGCATGGGGTAGACATCGTGATCTACAGTACGACGAAGTTTATTGGTGGGCACGGAACGCACATCGGTGGCGCCGTGGTGGATAGCGGAAATTTCAAATGGGCGGACAATCCTAGCAAGTGGCCTGAGTTGTGTGGCCCCTCTCCCTCCTACCACGGGGCTGTGTTTGAAGAGCATCTGCGTCCGATGGGCAATATCTCCTACCTCTTGCACACCCGCACGCACTGGCTGCGTGACACTGGGGCCGCCATGAGTCCCTTTGCCGCGTTCTTGTTCTTGCAAGGCCTCGAGACCTTGCATTTGCGGATGCCGCGCCACTGCGAAAATGCACTGAAGGTGGCTCAGTTCCTGGAGTCGCATGAATTGGTCGAGTGGGTGAACTACCCCGGCTTGAAGTCGCACAAGGACTACGCCCGCGGCCAGAGCTATCTTCCTAACGGTCAAGGTGCAATTCTTGGGTTTGGGATTAAGGGTGGCATCGAGTCGGGCAAGAAGTTCATCAACTCTTGCAAGCTCTGCTCGCACTTGGCGAATATCGGCGATGCCAAAACGCTGATTATTCACCCGGCCAGTACGACGCACCAGCAGCTAACGGTCGAAGAGCAGAAGAAGGCGGGTGTGCTGCCTGAATACGTGCGAATCTCGGTAGGGATTGAAGATGTACAAGATATCATCGACGATCTTTCACAGGCCTTGGCCGCAACCGTAGCGTGATCGTATTCAGCACCCATGACTGACTTAACCAGTACCGATGACGCACGAATCGAAGGTCCACTGACGCATCTCCAAAGCGTGACCTTCGATGGGCCGATCACGCTTGAGTTGGGGGGCACCCTGCCTCGAGTGACCTGTGCTTTCGAGACCTGGGGGAGTCTGAACGCGGATGCTTCCAACGCCATTTTAGTGTGCCATGCGGTGTCGGGAGATTCCCACGCCGCCTCACATGGCCCCGACGATGCACCAGGTTGGTGGGAGCGGTTGATCGGGCCTGGGAAACCCATTGATACCGACCGATTTTTTGTGGTCTGTCCCAATGTGTTGGGCGGCTGTCGTGGTTCGACGGGCCCCAGCGATCTGATGCCCGTCACGTCACCGCAGGCTGCGCCACGTCCTTTTGGTGCCGATTTTCCGGACATCACCATCAACGACATGGTCGATGTGCAGCGACGCTTGGCCGACCATTTGGGGATCGCCCGCTGGCACGCGATCGTGGGAGGCTCCCTCGGCGGACACCAAGCGCTCAGCTGGGTCACACGCTATCCGCGGTCGACGAAGCACTGCATCGCCATTGCCACTAGCTCGCGGTTGACCTCGCAAGCACTCGGGTTTGATGTCGTGGCGCGGAATGCCATTCAAACCGATCCTTACTTTGCCAATGGGCAATACTACGACCAGGCGCAGAAGCCAAGTACTGGATTGGCGATCGCCCGTATGCTGGGGCATATTACCTATCTATCGAGTGCAGCGATGGATAGTAAGTTCGATCCGGATCGTCATGATCCGAGGCACATTACCTCCTCCTTCGAACAGCGATTCAGCGTGGGGTCCTACCTGGCACACCAGGGGCAGAAGTTCACGACACGCTTTGACGCCAACAGCTACATCACGCTTTCCATGGCTATGGACTTGATGGATTTGGGGAGTTCCCGGTTGGAGTTGATGGAGTCCTTTGACGATTGCGATTGCGACTTCTTGATCATCAGCTTCAGTAGTGATTGGTTGTTCACCTCAGAGCAGTCGTGCGATATTGTCAACGCGCTCACTGCACTCGATAAACCGGTAACCTATGCTGAGATTACCACGATCGCTGGGCACGACGCCTTTCTGATCGATGCCGATATTGATCAGTATGCGCCGCTCATTCGGGCTCGGTTTTCGGAGACGCATCCTCCTGCACCGGAGACGACGGAGGCGGAAAAGTTGATCTTAAGATTGATACCGCCCGGCGCATCGGTACTGGACCTGGGCTGTGGCGAAGGAGGCTTGCTCGCCGAGCTGCGCCGGCGTGGTCATGAACACTTGGTCGGAGTGGAGGTCGCTCAAGATGGTATTCATGCGGCGGCAGCCCGAGGGTTGAATATTATCGACTACGATCTGAATCAAGGGCTACCGGCCTTCATCGACCAGCAGTTTGATTTTGTGATCCTCAGCGAGACGTTGCAGATGGTGGCCAATATCGAGACGCTCATGGAAGAGATGTTGCGCGTTGGAAAATTCGTCGTGGTGGCTTTTCAGAATTTTGCACATAAGGCGCTGCGAGAAGACTATGTCAGCCGCGGGCGTTCTCCACGCGCCTCGGGATTGTATGACTATGAGTGGTACAACACACCCAATCGACGGTTTCCGAGCATCGCGGATGTGCAAGATTTGTGCGCAGCCAAGCAGGCCACGATCCATCAAGCGATTTACCTTGATTCCCAAGATGGGCGTGAAGTGCTTGCTAGTGAAGATCCCAACCTCAATGCGGACCTCGCCATCCTGTTGTTTAGTAGAGCGAAGTCCGCAGAACAGTAGCGGTTGGGCTTCCGGCCGCGGCGATGCGATAGTCTCCAATGCTTACTTCCATTCACTTGCGGATTCAGCGCAGCCTCGAATCCGCCCAGTCGCGAAGCGACGCTATGTGTTAGCCTGGGATGCAAGTGCCGGGTACCTTTCTCCATTCACTTGTGGATTGAGCGCAGCCTCGAATCCGCCCAGTCGCGAAGCGGCGCTATGTGTTAGCCTGGGATGCAAATGCCGGGTGCCTTTCTGCATTCACTTGTGGATTCAGCGCAGCCTCGAATCCGCCCAGTCGCGAAGCGACGCTATGTGTTAGCCTGGGATGCAAGTGCCGGGTGCCTTTCTCCATTCACTTGTGGATTCAGCGAAGCCTCGAATCCACCCAGTCGCGAAGCGGCGCTATGTGTTAGCTTGGGATGCAAGTGCCGGGTGCCTTTCTCCATTCACTTGTGGATTGAGCGCAGCCCCGAATCCGCCCAGTCGCGAAGCGACGCTATGTGTTAGCCTGGGATGTAAGTCCCAGGTACCCAATGCCCCCATTACGTAGTCGCGAAGCGACGACAGGAGACCTCCCATGTCGACTCACCACGGGATATTGCTACACGTTGTCTTTTCGACGAAGTTTCGAAAACCCTGTCTGGGCGACGCGTGGCGGGATGAATTATTCGCCTACATTGGTGGCATCGTGAAAGAGCATAAATCAACGCTCTTGAAAGCGGGCGGCATAGAGGATCACATCCATTTGCTGCTGCGAATTCATCCTGAGTTTGCGATCTCAAAAACGGTGCAACTGCTTAAAGCGAATTCGTCGAAATGGATCAACGAACAACGAAAACTCACGGGGAAATTTGAGTGGCAACGCGGTTACGGTGCGTTCTCCGTTAGCCAATCGATGGTTGATGCAGTTAAGAAATACCTCGCCAACCAAAGAGAACATCATCAAAAGCATACTTTCGAAACGGAGTATCTTGGTTTTCTCGCAAAACACGCAATCGAATACGATCCGCAGTACGTTTTCGAATTGGAGATCGTAACGTGATCCGCGCATGGCGTCGCTTTGCGACTATTCGATGTTGGTGCCGCCGTACCTGGGACTTGCGTCCCAGGCTACCGCATGCCATCGCTTCGCGATTTAGGGCCTCTGCAAGTGCTGCACGGAGCGTGCTCGCAAAACAACCGCACAGGACAACCGTACAAAACACAGTACAGAACAGCCGTACAAATCAACCGTACAGAACACCGTACAGAGCGTTCCTTGCCGTTTGGGGCGAACGGGAGGGGCGATTGAGCACAACGCAGTGGTCTGGATAGGACCGCAGCGGGCGATGTCAGCCAGCTACTTACGGATTCAGCGCAGCCCCGAATCCACCCAGTCGCGAAGCGGCGCTATGTGTTAGCTTGGGATGCAAATGCCGGGTGCCTTTCTCCATTCACTTGCGGATTCAGCGCAGCCTCGAATCCGCCCAGTCGCGAAGCGACGCTATGTGTTAGCCTGGGATGCAAATGCCGGGTGCCTTTCTGCATTCACTTGTGGATTGAGCGAAGCCTCGAATCCACCCAGTCGCGAAGCGACGCTATGTGTTAGCTTGGGATGCAAATGCCGGGTGCCTTTCTCCATTCACTTACGGATTGAGCGCAGCCCCGAATCGACCCAGTCGCGAAGCGACGCTATGTGTTAGCCTGGGATGTAAGTCCCAGGTACCCAATGGCACGATTACGTAGTCGCGAAGCGACGACAGGAGACCTCCCATGTCGACTCACCACGGGATATTGCTACACGTTGTCTTTTCGACGAAGTTTCGAAAACCCTGTCTGGGCGACGCATGGCGGGACGATTTATTCGCCTACATCGGTGGCATCGTGAAAGAGCATAAATCAACGCTCTTGAAAGCGGGCGGCATAGAGGATCATGTCCATTTGCTGCTGCGAATTCATCCTGAGTTTGCGATCTCAAAAACGGTGCAACTGCTTAAAGCGAATTCGTCGAAATGGATCAACGAACAACGAAAACTCACAGGGAAATTTGAGTGGCAACGCGGTTACGGTGCGTTTTCCGTTAGCCAATCGATGGTTGATGCAGTTAAGAAATACCTCGCCAACCAAAGAGAGCATCATCAAAAGCATACTTTCGAAACGGAGTATCTTGGTTTTCTCGCAAAACACGCAATCGAATATGATCCGCAATACGTTTTCGAATTGGAGATCGTAAGGTGATCCGCGCATGCCGTCGCTTTGCGACTATTCGATGTTGGTGCCACCGTTCCTGGGACTTGCGTCCCAGGCTACCGCATGCCATCGCTTCGCGATTAAGGGCCTATGCACGTGCCGCACGGAGCGTGCTCGCAGGACAACCGCCAGAACACCGCACAGAACACCGCACAAAACACCGTACAAAACACCGTACAAACAACCGTACCGAACAACCGTACCGAATGTTCCTTGCCTCTTGAGGCGAAGGGGGGAGGGGCGATTGAGTACAACGAATCGGTCTGGGTAGGACCGCAGCGGGCGATGCCAGGCATCTGCACTTATGATAGAAAGCCTTGTTACACAGGCCTGGAGGGCTAGGCCGTTCCACATGTTTGCTCAAAGGAATAGCAATGACGAATTTGTCGGTAGTCTCAGTGCAGATGGACATGGCTTGGCAGGATATCGAGGCCAATTATGCCAAGGCTCGCGCGCTGCTCGCTGCCTCTTCGATTGCCCCTGGCTCGTTGATTGTTTTTCCCGAGATGTTCGCCACTGGGTTCAGTATGAATCTATCGGTGACGGCTCAGGATTCCTCACGCGCCAGCGAAGCTCTGCTGCGTGAGCTGGCGGCAGAGTACGATTGTGCCGTGATGGGAGGGGTGGTTGGACCGGTGTCGGACGGTATGGCGACGAATGAGGCCGTTGTGTTTTCACCAGCTGGCCAAGAGTTGGTGCGGTATGTCAAACAGAAGCCTTTTTCGATGTCGGGCGAGGACAAAAAGTATCGAGCCGGCAGCCAGTTCGCGACGTTTCAATGGCAGGGGGTAACGGTTTCTCCCTTCATTTGCTATGACCTCAGGTTTCCAGAGTTGTTCCGCTTGCCTGTGGCCGCTGGGGCTGAGTTGATTGTCGTGATCGCCTGTTGGCCATCTGTGCGATCGGAGCATTGGGTGCGGCTGCTGCAGGCACGCGCCATTGAGAATTTGGCAGCAGTCGTGGGGGTGAATCGCAGTGGTGCGGAGCCCAACCTCAAGTTTGATGGTCGCAGCACCGCTTTCGATCAGCAGGGAGTTCAATTGTTCGAAGCCGCTGCCGAAGAGCAGGTGGTGACTGCGAACATTGACGTGGCAGCGGTACGGGAGTGGCGCGAGTCCTTTCCTGCACTTCGCGACATGCAACTCTAAATCGCATCACGCTCCAGCATGCACCGAATCGTTCGGCAGCTGGAGTTTAGGCAGCTAACCCGTTTCAGCCGGCTTGCTGAAATCGCAGCTCCCCCGCCTGAGCAAGGACGGGTGTTTGCCGAGACAGGGCAACGCTGGGCAGTGCGCCCCCGCGTCAAAACTAAGAACGCCTTCAATTCGACGGCTTGCAGAGAGATGGAGCTGCGCCAAGGATAGTTTCACCTTGGTGCCAATGCAGTACTAGCTGCGTCGCATGGCAACGATGGGGTCTAGTCTGGCAGCTCGCCAGGCTGGAGCGATACTGGCGGCAATGCAGAGCAGGATGGAGAGGCAGGTGACCAAAAGCATTGACCAAGGGGAGAACCGAAAAAGGGAGGCTACCAAGTCGGCGTTGAGGCGGCTCTCAACATACAATTCGATCAATCCGTGACCGGCAAGGGCAAGGCACAGACTCAGCGCGATCGATAGGACAGCGCCGCAGAGCCCGAGCAAGGCGCCTTCGCAGACCATCAGCGACAGCAGTGTGCCGTCGGTAGCACCGACACTCTTGAGGATGCCGAACTCAGGCGTTCGTTCCAAAACGGAAATTAGCAGCGTGTTGGAGATCCCAATCGCTGCAGTGACAAGGATGGCGGCGGCAATACCCAGGACGACCCAGCCACTTTCATCAATGCTTCGATCGATGCTCTCCAGGATTGGCGCCGCAGACATGGCGCGGAATCCGAGCTCCTGCAGTGCCTCGCCGGTTTGGGAAAGCTGTTGGGTGCTATCGACGGTGACGATGGCGCCGTAGAAATTGGCGTCCGTAGCTCGTCCCAAATGGATCGCTTGGGCGGTTTTGTTGGGAATCAAAATGCCGCCTGATGCACCTTGATAATGTCCTCGGAACAGCTGGGACAGTGTGTCGCTGGAACTGTCGCGCACAATGCCAGAGATTCGAAACTGTAGGGAGGTGGTGGTAGGGGCTGGCGGAAGCGGATCTGGTTCGGGCGACGTCATGAGATTCTGAACCAATTGTTTTTGCTCTTCCGATAGCGAAGTGACGTCGAGTTCCTTGACGACAGTGTTGAGGGCTTCAATCAGCTTACCGTCGTTGGTAAAGTCGAGTAGTGTGAACTGTCTGGTCCCCATCAGAACGCTTTGAATCGTGTTCTTGCCCTGGCTGGGCGACTTGGTGTACTCGATTTGCAAGATTTGCCCCAGCAGCTCGTTGAGTTCCGCATCGCTGCGATAGCCTAGCTTGTACGCTAAGAATTCATCCAAGAGCGCTTCGGAGGGCTCGGTCGCGGTTGGATTGATCATCTCACCAGTAAGGATCCGTCCGGAAATCAGGCTGCTAGCAACGTCGATCCCTGACAAGCCATCGGCGATAGGCTCCGAGTCGCTGATTTGTACCGAGCAGTCGACGTACACATCCGGAACAATACTCTCGACGTGCGGTAGCCGTTCGATGTCCGCCACTTGCTCCGTAGTGAGGAGGCGCGGTAGGTTGTGCCGATGCGCAGCGTACCAATTATTTGCTAGTCTTTGCTGAAGCCGTTCGCGACGCTCATCGCTCATTTCTCCAACCACCTGGATCTCCTCATCGGGTGGATGCTGGTTGGCATTGGGATCGGGCAGGATGCCAATTTGTCGCGCTGCTTCCGAGGCATCAAAGAGTGCGTGGATCGCATCTTTGACACCCGCAACTCCAGCAGCGGTCATGAGTAGGACGACGCAACCGACCAC
Coding sequences within it:
- a CDS encoding YunC family protein, whose amino-acid sequence is MDLNDFKKTCHQLERPLLVISGSKGCLTCGYLSMDSFERNGDAAAIVRGVNTYEEMLLALVQEVSSRAEALGVQVGMTGEAALKLLR
- a CDS encoding O-acetylhomoserine aminocarboxypropyltransferase/cysteine synthase family protein; the protein is MSDTSKYRPATLAVHAGQEPDSATNSRAVPIYATSSFTFDSTEHAAGLFGLTEFGNIYSRLMNPTVDVLEKRLAALDGGVTGLCFASGQAAISAAILTIAHSGQNIVSSTSLYGGTWTLFTQTFKNLGIEVRFFDPDHPEQIHGLVDENTRLVYMESIGNPKNDVPDFKAIAEAAHTAPHGALPLLCDNTVMTPMLLRPIEHGVDIVIYSTTKFIGGHGTHIGGAVVDSGNFKWADNPSKWPELCGPSPSYHGAVFEEHLRPMGNISYLLHTRTHWLRDTGAAMSPFAAFLFLQGLETLHLRMPRHCENALKVAQFLESHELVEWVNYPGLKSHKDYARGQSYLPNGQGAILGFGIKGGIESGKKFINSCKLCSHLANIGDAKTLIIHPASTTHQQLTVEEQKKAGVLPEYVRISVGIEDVQDIIDDLSQALAATVA
- the metX gene encoding homoserine O-acetyltransferase MetX, encoding MTDLTSTDDARIEGPLTHLQSVTFDGPITLELGGTLPRVTCAFETWGSLNADASNAILVCHAVSGDSHAASHGPDDAPGWWERLIGPGKPIDTDRFFVVCPNVLGGCRGSTGPSDLMPVTSPQAAPRPFGADFPDITINDMVDVQRRLADHLGIARWHAIVGGSLGGHQALSWVTRYPRSTKHCIAIATSSRLTSQALGFDVVARNAIQTDPYFANGQYYDQAQKPSTGLAIARMLGHITYLSSAAMDSKFDPDRHDPRHITSSFEQRFSVGSYLAHQGQKFTTRFDANSYITLSMAMDLMDLGSSRLELMESFDDCDCDFLIISFSSDWLFTSEQSCDIVNALTALDKPVTYAEITTIAGHDAFLIDADIDQYAPLIRARFSETHPPAPETTEAEKLILRLIPPGASVLDLGCGEGGLLAELRRRGHEHLVGVEVAQDGIHAAAARGLNIIDYDLNQGLPAFIDQQFDFVILSETLQMVANIETLMEEMLRVGKFVVVAFQNFAHKALREDYVSRGRSPRASGLYDYEWYNTPNRRFPSIADVQDLCAAKQATIHQAIYLDSQDGREVLASEDPNLNADLAILLFSRAKSAEQ
- the tnpA gene encoding IS200/IS605 family transposase, translating into MSTHHGILLHVVFSTKFRKPCLGDAWRDELFAYIGGIVKEHKSTLLKAGGIEDHIHLLLRIHPEFAISKTVQLLKANSSKWINEQRKLTGKFEWQRGYGAFSVSQSMVDAVKKYLANQREHHQKHTFETEYLGFLAKHAIEYDPQYVFELEIVT
- the tnpA gene encoding IS200/IS605 family transposase; the encoded protein is MSTHHGILLHVVFSTKFRKPCLGDAWRDDLFAYIGGIVKEHKSTLLKAGGIEDHVHLLLRIHPEFAISKTVQLLKANSSKWINEQRKLTGKFEWQRGYGAFSVSQSMVDAVKKYLANQREHHQKHTFETEYLGFLAKHAIEYDPQYVFELEIVR
- a CDS encoding nitrilase-related carbon-nitrogen hydrolase, producing MTNLSVVSVQMDMAWQDIEANYAKARALLAASSIAPGSLIVFPEMFATGFSMNLSVTAQDSSRASEALLRELAAEYDCAVMGGVVGPVSDGMATNEAVVFSPAGQELVRYVKQKPFSMSGEDKKYRAGSQFATFQWQGVTVSPFICYDLRFPELFRLPVAAGAELIVVIACWPSVRSEHWVRLLQARAIENLAAVVGVNRSGAEPNLKFDGRSTAFDQQGVQLFEAAAEEQVVTANIDVAAVREWRESFPALRDMQL
- a CDS encoding ABC transporter permease; this encodes MRARDILIMAAHNLWKRRVRSALNLMGVVVGCVVLLMTAAGVAGVKDAIHALFDASEAARQIGILPDPNANQHPPDEEIQVVGEMSDERRERLQQRLANNWYAAHRHNLPRLLTTEQVADIERLPHVESIVPDVYVDCSVQISDSEPIADGLSGIDVASSLISGRILTGEMINPTATEPSEALLDEFLAYKLGYRSDAELNELLGQILQIEYTKSPSQGKNTIQSVLMGTRQFTLLDFTNDGKLIEALNTVVKELDVTSLSEEQKQLVQNLMTSPEPDPLPPAPTTTSLQFRISGIVRDSSSDTLSQLFRGHYQGASGGILIPNKTAQAIHLGRATDANFYGAIVTVDSTQQLSQTGEALQELGFRAMSAAPILESIDRSIDESGWVVLGIAAAILVTAAIGISNTLLISVLERTPEFGILKSVGATDGTLLSLMVCEGALLGLCGAVLSIALSLCLALAGHGLIELYVESRLNADLVASLFRFSPWSMLLVTCLSILLCIAASIAPAWRAARLDPIVAMRRS